A DNA window from Palaemon carinicauda isolate YSFRI2023 chromosome 39, ASM3689809v2, whole genome shotgun sequence contains the following coding sequences:
- the LOC137630823 gene encoding uncharacterized protein: MMLSTRPEVSKEDQETIRSQAQLSRFQLMGEMVINHRAPTYLSEVEIINPSKAEFLLRDEVPLKITRGSHDPVKVSCRQIVVPCNLRLSMLGVAHERLGRHFGVTCPTQLIQHQFWLGLHEIVKAYLASCHPCPISGNYKQIVPRASLQLIPSISVTELTQFFYWYGFLATFQKDEGSHFMAEESRPLTILIIHFWLYQVQTGILNCGVYLNFFQTWDKLQTQENELSGMGSSLEHLGSYCADQEFPLTVLKDHNPLTYLTELCNGNKGLMRWGIDLQNYNWKVKRLKNSGERDVFSRHQCPMHNAMTIA; this comes from the coding sequence atgatgctttccaccagaccagaggtctcaaaggaggaccaagagaccatcaggagccaggcacagctcagcagattccagctgatgggtgagatggtgataaaccacagggcacccacctacttgagcgaggtggaaataattaacccctctaaggctgagttcctgctaagggatgaggtgccccttaagatcacccgaggttctcatgatcctgttaaggtctcgtgccggcaaatagttgtcccctgtaatctccgcttgtcgatgctaggcgttgcccatgagagactgggaAGACACTTTGGAGTTACATGTCCTACCCAgctgatccagcatcaattctggctgggcttgcacgagattgttaaggcttacttgGCATCCTGCCATCCTTGTCCAATCTCCGGTAACTATAAAcaaatagtgccgagggcctctctccaactcatcccatctattagtgtcacagaactgacacaattcttttattggtatggcttcctagccacatttcagaaggacgaaggttcccacttcatggcagaggagtcacgacctctgaccatactcataattcatttttggctttacCAGGTGCAAACAGGAATTctcaactgtggggtttacttgaatttcttccagacatgggataaactccaaactcaagagaatgagctctcaggcatgggctcatctcttgagcatcttggatcctattgtgcggaccaagagttcccactgacagtcctaaAGGACCataatcctctaacctacttgactgagctatgtaatgggaataaagggctcatgaggtggggcatagacctccagaactacaactggaaggtcaagcgcctaaagaactcaggtgagagagatgtgttctcccggcatcaGTGCCCAATGCACAAtgccatgaccatagcgtag